In Candidatus Promineifilum breve, one genomic interval encodes:
- the hepT gene encoding type VII toxin-antitoxin system HepT family RNase toxin produces MLNGIIAQKLQTLDKVLVELRSLGVVSTKELKSNWQQQRAIERNLQVLVEIVIDVCQRLLAHADQSPATTSADAIDRCVEMGALTPDENYKRMVRLRNFLVHRYEYVDPDVLANMVNKHLGDFEKFRDEILTYVQSN; encoded by the coding sequence ATGCTCAATGGTATCATCGCCCAAAAGCTTCAGACGCTCGACAAGGTTCTCGTTGAGCTACGCTCGTTGGGCGTGGTATCCACCAAGGAGCTAAAGAGTAACTGGCAACAACAACGGGCCATTGAACGCAATTTACAGGTACTGGTTGAGATCGTCATCGACGTGTGCCAAAGATTATTGGCGCATGCTGATCAATCTCCCGCAACCACCAGCGCCGACGCCATCGACCGTTGCGTCGAGATGGGCGCCTTGACCCCGGATGAAAACTACAAGCGCATGGTGCGGCTCAGGAACTTTCTGGTTCATCGCTATGAATACGTCGATCCCGACGTGTTGGCGAATATGGTCAACAAACATCTTGGGGATTTCGAGAAATTTAGGGATGAAATC